A window of Corallococcus macrosporus DSM 14697 contains these coding sequences:
- a CDS encoding protein kinase domain-containing protein yields the protein MVEDSNSERHVIGDRYVLERRLASGGMGTIWVALDPKLQRRVVLKLMASHCAPAPLARQQFEWEAQAIARLQNPHVIQVHDCDLSGATPYIVMEWLVGEDLEALLNRRGRLSLAMVERLVTQAARALTAAHAAGVIHRDLKPANLFLARTEHGEQVKVLDFGLALLMSGGAARPHPEEELAGTPRYMSPEQLRGLEPRLDHRCDLWALAVVAYRALTGQHPFPLESLRQMRLGNAPPPPAAPSSLSPELGAEVDAFFTRALDVDPARRFQSAHELSSALTQAVEAGRPSRPAKVLVVDDEPDVVVLMEQSFRKQIRRNVYQFLFAADGEEALEELRQHPDIEVVLCDINMPRMDGLTFLSRVGEISALTRVVIVSAYGDMNNIRTAMNRGAFDFITKPIDFTDLEATLVKTLKHVRELRRTVRYTEENGLLRMFVPGAVLERLPPLLQGSEAMAGEWVDGTVVFIDVDAFTPVLHQASPPESLRRLNANFEAIVPELLARGGTVDKFVGDAVMAVFRGPGHVSLALEACHAIRRQLDALAARGGDSAPYAHGVCIGMDSGDLVAGSVGAKASGRLDFTVLGDVVNTAARLAARAGRGQVLVSGRAQSRAESRFRLAPVEAGLFELTGGEGHGPAGPEDATAFLAPDKAPRSPGTPQG from the coding sequence ATGGTCGAAGACTCCAACTCCGAGCGACACGTCATTGGCGACCGCTATGTCCTGGAGCGGCGGCTGGCCAGCGGTGGCATGGGCACCATCTGGGTGGCCTTGGATCCGAAGCTCCAGCGCCGCGTGGTCCTCAAGCTGATGGCGTCCCACTGCGCGCCCGCGCCGCTGGCGCGTCAGCAGTTCGAATGGGAGGCGCAGGCGATCGCGCGGCTCCAGAACCCACACGTCATCCAGGTCCACGACTGTGACTTGTCCGGGGCCACGCCCTACATCGTCATGGAGTGGCTGGTGGGCGAGGACCTCGAGGCCCTGCTGAACCGCCGGGGCCGGCTGTCCCTGGCCATGGTGGAGCGGCTGGTGACGCAGGCGGCCCGGGCGCTCACGGCCGCCCACGCCGCGGGCGTCATCCACCGGGACTTGAAGCCGGCGAACCTCTTCCTCGCGCGCACGGAGCACGGCGAGCAGGTGAAGGTGCTGGACTTCGGCCTGGCGCTGCTGATGTCGGGCGGCGCGGCCCGGCCGCACCCCGAGGAGGAGCTGGCCGGGACGCCCCGGTACATGAGCCCCGAGCAGCTCCGGGGGCTGGAGCCTCGCCTGGACCACCGCTGTGACTTGTGGGCCCTGGCCGTGGTGGCGTACCGCGCGCTGACGGGCCAGCACCCGTTCCCCCTGGAGTCGCTGCGGCAGATGCGCCTGGGCAACGCGCCGCCGCCGCCCGCGGCGCCGTCCAGCCTGTCCCCGGAGCTGGGCGCGGAGGTGGATGCCTTCTTCACGCGCGCCCTGGACGTGGACCCCGCGCGCCGCTTCCAGTCCGCGCATGAGCTGTCCTCGGCCCTCACCCAGGCGGTGGAGGCGGGCCGGCCGTCACGCCCCGCGAAGGTCCTGGTGGTGGATGACGAGCCGGACGTCGTGGTGCTGATGGAGCAGAGCTTCCGCAAGCAGATCCGCCGCAACGTCTACCAGTTCCTCTTCGCCGCGGATGGCGAGGAGGCGCTGGAGGAGCTGCGCCAGCATCCCGACATCGAGGTCGTGCTCTGCGACATCAACATGCCGCGCATGGATGGGCTGACCTTCCTGTCCCGCGTGGGGGAGATCAGCGCGCTGACCCGGGTGGTCATCGTCTCCGCCTATGGCGACATGAACAACATCCGCACGGCGATGAACCGCGGCGCCTTCGACTTCATCACCAAGCCCATCGACTTCACGGACCTGGAGGCCACGCTCGTCAAGACGCTGAAGCACGTGCGCGAGCTGCGCCGCACCGTGCGCTACACGGAGGAGAACGGCCTGCTGCGCATGTTCGTGCCGGGCGCGGTGCTGGAGCGGCTGCCGCCGCTGCTCCAGGGCTCGGAGGCCATGGCGGGCGAGTGGGTGGACGGCACGGTGGTGTTCATCGACGTGGATGCCTTCACGCCGGTGCTCCACCAGGCGTCGCCGCCGGAGTCGCTGCGCCGGCTCAACGCCAACTTCGAGGCCATTGTCCCGGAGCTGCTGGCGCGGGGCGGGACGGTGGACAAGTTCGTGGGGGACGCGGTGATGGCCGTGTTCCGGGGGCCGGGCCACGTGTCGCTGGCCCTGGAGGCGTGTCACGCCATCCGCCGGCAGTTGGACGCGCTGGCGGCGCGCGGCGGCGACAGCGCCCCGTACGCGCATGGCGTCTGTATCGGCATGGACTCGGGCGACCTGGTGGCCGGCAGCGTGGGGGCCAAGGCCTCCGGCCGCCTGGACTTCACGGTGCTGGGGGACGTGGTGAACACCGCGGCGCGGCTGGCCGCGCGGGCGGGGCGCGGGCAGGTGCTGGTCAGCGGCAGGGCCCAGTCGCGCGCGGAGTCACGCTTCCGCCTGGCACCCGTGGAGGCGGGCCTCTTCGAGCTGACGGGAGGCGAGGGCCACGGCCCGGCAGGCCCGGAGGACGCGACGGCCTTCCTCGCGCCGGACAAGGCACCCAGGAGCCCTGGGACCCCACAGGGCTGA
- a CDS encoding carotenoid oxygenase family protein produces MPDTEAILKRPTPAAPEAPPPVSREPDGHALPGLHVPPGLRPGMPRNAMTTSPVEYVDEPLQVLAGTLPEDLQGHVYVAGPSVHAGSPALASDGLVMRLDFNVGGAKFTSATMRTPSYYTRQQVDAGATARGPLTRLLNRFRETTLADVSLTLGPVETPNTAPFLVEGERMLLVTTDAGRPWAIHPRTLKAYTPLGYLREWNRALPTPWLFPLLQSTAHPAFDPPERLERRTEDPRPRLFFTNHAPKWPLGPGYTQLVSWDTEENRLHHWKLMDAATGEPVVASSLHQIAATRDYVVLLDANFPINFWQIAAQAAVPFLPRVQRAVEWLTASPAAPQAVFWVVRRADLTTSPGTLDPVNPPVVSAHRFQAGGGGLHFAAIHDNPDDVITLVAAHSPTEDLSHTLQPGELLINGNRVQDWQAGMPTAVPVTRSSVGVHRIDMKRLRIQSNMYAHDDFTWGLTVFSNTGLVNGELEAHLRLQGHVVNGPVPREELALYLNSDGFTADMVPEALYQLYKPVVGDKSALPIRDGRAASFFKFFVDSGRFQGYVLPTGWFGFAPQFVPSARFPQVPHWKGYVVALVVSDPTPALPANSTGDEVWIFDSEDLARGPICRLGSPNFDVGMTLHTTFLPPGLPDLLEGRPPGDVAPYAVDVTRDLDMDTIEQAYLEWPQTLLPRAPSLLFAPWRLGVRWALNFPKLRQVLQDDVFPHFPRR; encoded by the coding sequence ATGCCTGACACTGAAGCCATCCTGAAGCGCCCCACCCCCGCGGCGCCTGAAGCGCCCCCGCCCGTCTCGCGTGAGCCCGACGGGCATGCGCTCCCCGGGCTGCACGTCCCCCCAGGCCTCCGGCCCGGCATGCCGCGCAACGCGATGACCACCAGCCCGGTGGAGTACGTGGACGAACCGCTGCAGGTGCTCGCGGGCACGCTGCCGGAGGACCTGCAAGGTCATGTCTACGTCGCGGGCCCCAGCGTGCACGCGGGCTCTCCGGCGCTGGCCTCGGACGGGCTGGTGATGCGCCTGGACTTCAACGTGGGCGGCGCGAAGTTCACGTCCGCCACCATGCGCACGCCGTCGTATTACACGCGCCAGCAGGTGGACGCGGGCGCGACGGCGCGAGGCCCGCTGACGCGCCTGCTCAACCGCTTCCGCGAGACGACGCTGGCGGACGTGTCCCTCACGCTGGGCCCGGTGGAGACGCCCAACACGGCGCCCTTCCTCGTCGAAGGCGAGCGGATGCTGCTGGTGACGACGGACGCGGGCCGCCCCTGGGCCATCCACCCCAGGACGCTGAAGGCGTACACGCCGCTGGGCTACCTGCGCGAGTGGAACCGCGCCCTCCCCACGCCCTGGCTCTTCCCGCTGCTGCAGAGCACCGCGCACCCGGCCTTCGATCCCCCCGAGCGCCTGGAGCGGCGGACGGAGGACCCGCGGCCCCGCCTCTTCTTCACCAACCACGCGCCCAAGTGGCCGCTGGGGCCCGGCTACACGCAGCTCGTGAGCTGGGACACGGAAGAGAACCGGCTGCACCATTGGAAGCTGATGGACGCGGCCACCGGCGAGCCGGTGGTGGCGTCGTCGCTGCATCAAATCGCGGCCACGCGGGACTACGTGGTGCTGCTGGACGCCAACTTCCCCATCAACTTCTGGCAGATCGCCGCGCAGGCGGCGGTGCCCTTCCTGCCGCGGGTGCAGCGCGCGGTGGAGTGGCTGACGGCGTCCCCCGCCGCGCCGCAAGCGGTGTTCTGGGTGGTGCGCCGGGCGGACCTCACGACGTCGCCGGGGACGCTGGACCCGGTGAACCCGCCGGTCGTCTCCGCGCACCGCTTCCAGGCCGGTGGCGGCGGGCTGCACTTCGCCGCCATCCACGACAACCCCGACGACGTCATCACCCTGGTCGCGGCCCACTCACCCACCGAGGACCTGTCCCATACGCTGCAGCCGGGCGAGCTGCTCATCAACGGCAACCGCGTGCAGGACTGGCAGGCCGGCATGCCCACCGCGGTGCCCGTCACCCGCAGCTCCGTGGGCGTGCACCGCATCGACATGAAGCGGCTGCGCATCCAGTCCAACATGTATGCCCATGACGACTTCACCTGGGGGCTGACGGTCTTCTCCAACACGGGCCTGGTGAACGGCGAGCTGGAGGCGCACCTGCGGCTCCAGGGGCACGTCGTGAACGGCCCGGTGCCCCGGGAGGAGCTGGCGCTCTACCTCAACTCGGACGGCTTCACCGCGGACATGGTCCCGGAGGCGCTCTACCAGCTCTACAAGCCCGTCGTCGGAGACAAGTCCGCGCTGCCCATCCGCGACGGGCGCGCGGCGAGCTTCTTCAAGTTCTTCGTCGACTCCGGCCGCTTCCAGGGCTACGTGCTGCCCACCGGCTGGTTCGGCTTCGCGCCCCAGTTCGTCCCCAGCGCGCGCTTCCCCCAGGTGCCGCACTGGAAGGGCTACGTGGTGGCGCTCGTCGTGTCGGACCCGACGCCGGCCCTGCCCGCCAACTCCACCGGCGACGAGGTCTGGATCTTCGACTCCGAGGACCTCGCCAGGGGCCCCATCTGCCGGCTGGGCAGCCCCAACTTCGACGTGGGCATGACGCTGCACACCACCTTCCTGCCCCCGGGCCTGCCGGACCTCCTGGAGGGCCGCCCCCCGGGCGATGTGGCCCCCTACGCCGTGGACGTGACGCGGGACCTCGACATGGACACCATTGAACAGGCGTACCTGGAGTGGCCCCAGACGCTGCTCCCCCGCGCGCCCTCGCTGCTCTTCGCGCCGTGGCGCCTGGGTGTGAGGTGGGCGCTCAACTTCCCGAAGCTGCGCCAGGTCCTCCAGGACGACGTGTTCCCGCACTTCCCGCGCAGGTGA
- a CDS encoding chemotaxis protein CheA yields the protein MPPARGTFSGRRVCVPRCGCHEHEPGGPPPGLGAEWQQVLAVFADEAEELLSSMEETLIALEARPDEERLRTLLRLAHNLKGSASSLGFQSLTDYVHGAEDLIQALLDQRLGVGEPWISLLLGAVDHLRELTRAALAGVDQLAPAHQEQLGRMRDGGATGQSKGAASPAPVAVPFEDGSLRMETRAASRGRSLRMDVERLDRIVTLTAELSIARGRMTQFLMEAGSSGASWDEALTQQREMDPLFQELQEEVMRVRMVPVGPLFRQHLRTVRDLARAQGKLALLELEGEDVTMDTAVLDALRDPLLHLLRNALDHGIESPAERQAADKDACGHLRLRAFHDAGGVVVELSDDGRGIQRDRVKERARERGLVSAPERLRDEEVDRLIFEPGFSTARTVTELSGRGVGMDVVRRDVEALRGTVAVRSQEGQGTTMTLRLPLTLAVIQGFAMGVGDQAYVVPIELVQECLELPAEQRRDDEAGMLSLRGQPLPYLRLRTLFGVGGSAPARENVVVLRHPDGVVGLAVDQLHGDGQRVIRPLGRLFQDAPGISGSTILGDGRVGLILDTPTLVRRAIRRANEVPSDLRTESAPDSAAARS from the coding sequence ATGCCCCCGGCCCGGGGCACCTTCTCCGGGAGACGTGTGTGCGTCCCCAGGTGCGGGTGCCATGAGCACGAGCCAGGGGGGCCGCCGCCCGGACTGGGCGCGGAGTGGCAACAGGTCCTGGCCGTCTTCGCCGACGAGGCGGAGGAGCTGCTCTCCTCGATGGAGGAGACGCTCATCGCCCTGGAGGCGCGTCCCGACGAGGAACGTCTGCGCACGCTCCTCCGGCTCGCCCACAACCTCAAGGGCAGCGCGAGCTCGCTGGGCTTCCAATCGCTGACGGACTACGTGCACGGCGCCGAGGACCTGATCCAGGCGCTGCTCGACCAGCGGCTCGGCGTGGGTGAGCCCTGGATCTCCCTGCTCCTGGGCGCGGTGGACCACCTGCGCGAGCTGACGCGCGCGGCGCTGGCGGGCGTGGACCAACTGGCCCCCGCGCACCAGGAACAGCTCGGCCGGATGCGGGACGGCGGCGCCACGGGCCAGTCCAAGGGCGCGGCGTCACCAGCGCCGGTGGCCGTTCCTTTCGAGGACGGGTCTCTTCGAATGGAGACGCGCGCGGCGTCTCGAGGACGCTCGCTGCGGATGGATGTCGAACGGTTGGATCGCATCGTCACCCTCACCGCTGAGCTGTCCATCGCGCGAGGCCGGATGACGCAGTTCCTCATGGAGGCCGGGTCTTCCGGCGCGAGCTGGGACGAAGCCCTCACCCAGCAACGGGAGATGGACCCCCTCTTCCAGGAGCTCCAGGAAGAGGTGATGCGGGTGCGCATGGTGCCCGTGGGGCCGCTGTTCCGGCAGCACCTGCGCACGGTGAGAGACCTCGCCAGGGCCCAGGGCAAGCTGGCCCTGCTGGAGCTGGAGGGCGAGGACGTGACGATGGACACGGCCGTGCTGGACGCCCTGCGCGACCCGCTGCTCCATCTGCTGCGCAACGCCTTGGACCACGGCATCGAATCCCCCGCGGAGCGTCAGGCCGCGGACAAGGACGCCTGTGGGCACCTCCGCCTGCGGGCCTTTCATGACGCGGGCGGCGTCGTCGTGGAGCTGTCGGATGACGGGCGAGGCATCCAGCGCGACCGGGTGAAGGAGCGCGCGCGGGAGCGGGGCCTGGTGTCCGCGCCGGAGCGGCTGCGCGACGAGGAGGTGGACCGCCTCATCTTCGAGCCCGGCTTCTCCACCGCCAGGACGGTGACGGAGCTGTCCGGGCGCGGCGTGGGCATGGACGTGGTCCGGCGCGACGTGGAGGCCCTGCGCGGCACGGTGGCCGTGCGGAGCCAGGAGGGCCAGGGCACCACGATGACGCTGCGCCTGCCGCTCACGCTCGCGGTCATCCAGGGCTTCGCCATGGGCGTGGGGGACCAGGCGTACGTGGTCCCCATCGAGTTGGTGCAGGAGTGTCTGGAGTTGCCGGCGGAGCAGCGCCGCGACGACGAAGCCGGGATGCTGTCCTTGCGGGGACAGCCGCTGCCCTACCTGCGGCTGCGCACCCTCTTCGGGGTGGGAGGGAGCGCGCCGGCCCGGGAGAACGTGGTCGTGCTGCGGCATCCGGACGGCGTCGTGGGCCTGGCGGTGGACCAGTTGCACGGGGATGGCCAGCGCGTCATCCGCCCGCTGGGCCGGCTGTTCCAGGACGCGCCCGGCATCTCCGGGTCCACCATCCTGGGAGATGGCCGCGTGGGCCTCATCCTCGACACCCCGACGCTGGTCCGACGGGCCATCCGCCGGGCCAACGAAGTCCCCTCTGACCTCCGGACCGAGTCCGCGCCTGACAGCGCCGCCGCCCGGTCGTAG
- a CDS encoding methyl-accepting chemotaxis protein has product MFDNLSITRELLLAFTTMVAILIAIVMATYTTLNRTATADLGNKQSTEVLLAIRTLEGDLADLETGQRGFLITGDERFLEPYTSARVSFAQNLNRIRELTTDSPQQQERLQEIRDLLQQWLSQHLETTISQRREVKAGRADLNALFDVEKGARGKEFADRLRTLFNEVANEETSLQTKRTDEVNKLVELLYDTLVFGGAMGVMLAGLLSYFLTRSIVRPLGEAVQVTEQVTGGDLTATISVRGKDETGQMMTGMREMIHRLSGVISEVRGAAGSLSSASTQVAAASQGLSQGTSTQAASVEETTASLEQLNVTITQNAENSRQMEQMALKGARDAEESGRAVRETVDAMNAIAERISIVEEIAYQTNLLALNAAVEAARAGEHGRGFSVVATEVRKLAERSQKSAKEIGAMATSSVRVAERSGQLLTELVPAIRRTAELVQQVTTVSKEQAIGVSQMSRAMVQVDQVTQRNASAAEELSSTAEEMATQAESLLQIMTFFRLADGNGYVPRNTPMLPKAPAPRAPLSPASSLYAAAQGHLPAAPAPSSNQDFQRF; this is encoded by the coding sequence ATGTTCGACAACCTGAGCATCACCCGCGAGCTGTTGCTGGCGTTCACCACCATGGTGGCCATCCTCATCGCCATCGTGATGGCCACGTATACGACGCTGAACCGCACCGCGACGGCGGACCTGGGCAACAAGCAGAGCACCGAGGTGCTCCTGGCCATCCGGACGCTGGAAGGCGACCTCGCCGACCTGGAGACGGGCCAGCGGGGCTTCCTCATCACCGGCGACGAGCGCTTCCTGGAGCCCTACACGTCCGCGCGCGTCAGCTTCGCGCAGAACCTCAATCGCATCCGGGAGCTGACCACGGACAGCCCGCAGCAGCAGGAGCGGCTTCAGGAAATCCGAGACCTGCTCCAGCAGTGGCTGAGCCAGCACCTCGAAACCACCATCAGCCAGCGTCGTGAAGTCAAGGCCGGCCGGGCGGACTTGAACGCCCTCTTCGACGTGGAGAAAGGGGCGCGCGGCAAGGAGTTCGCCGACCGGCTGCGCACGCTCTTCAACGAAGTCGCGAACGAGGAGACCTCGCTCCAGACGAAGCGCACGGATGAGGTCAACAAGCTGGTGGAGCTGCTGTACGACACCCTCGTCTTCGGCGGGGCCATGGGCGTGATGCTCGCGGGGCTGCTGTCCTACTTCCTCACGCGCAGCATCGTCCGGCCGCTGGGGGAGGCCGTTCAGGTGACCGAGCAGGTCACGGGCGGCGACCTGACCGCGACCATCTCCGTCCGCGGCAAGGACGAGACGGGGCAGATGATGACGGGCATGCGGGAGATGATTCACCGGCTGTCGGGGGTCATCAGCGAGGTGCGCGGCGCGGCGGGCTCGCTGTCCTCCGCGTCCACCCAGGTGGCCGCCGCCTCGCAGGGCCTGTCCCAGGGCACCAGCACGCAGGCGGCGTCGGTGGAGGAGACCACCGCGAGCCTGGAGCAGCTCAACGTCACCATCACCCAGAACGCGGAGAACAGCCGGCAGATGGAGCAGATGGCGCTCAAGGGCGCCCGGGACGCCGAGGAGAGCGGCCGCGCGGTGAGGGAGACGGTGGACGCGATGAACGCCATCGCGGAGCGCATCTCCATCGTGGAGGAGATTGCCTACCAGACGAACCTGCTGGCGCTGAACGCCGCGGTGGAGGCCGCCCGGGCCGGAGAGCATGGCCGGGGCTTCTCGGTCGTCGCCACCGAGGTGCGCAAGCTGGCCGAGCGCAGCCAGAAGTCCGCGAAGGAGATTGGCGCGATGGCGACCTCCAGCGTGCGCGTGGCGGAGCGCAGCGGGCAGCTCTTGACGGAGCTGGTGCCGGCCATCCGGCGCACGGCGGAGCTGGTGCAGCAGGTGACGACGGTGTCGAAGGAGCAGGCCATTGGCGTGTCGCAGATGAGCCGCGCCATGGTGCAGGTGGACCAGGTCACCCAGCGCAACGCGTCCGCGGCGGAGGAGCTGTCCTCCACGGCCGAGGAGATGGCGACGCAGGCCGAGTCGCTGCTGCAGATCATGACCTTCTTCCGGCTGGCGGATGGCAACGGGTACGTGCCGCGCAACACGCCGATGCTCCCCAAGGCCCCCGCGCCGCGTGCGCCCCTGTCACCGGCGAGCTCGCTGTACGCCGCGGCGCAGGGGCACCTGCCCGCGGCGCCGGCGCCGAGCTCGAACCAGGACTTCCAGCGGTTCTAG
- a CDS encoding chemotaxis protein CheW, whose amino-acid sequence MLNSNSIDKAARSNYLSFMLAGEEYGVGILRVREIIEHRPITRVPGMPAAVQGVINLRGSVVPVVDLAVKFGLPPRPITRWTCFVIVEVTLDGQQTAIGLLTDAVSEVLELGPEDIEVPPAFGTRVRLDFLLGMGRHDDKFIMLLDLDRLLSVSELLSLMSATAEEAPAAEADVVPAVEVATESAPDEAAGNG is encoded by the coding sequence ATGCTCAACAGCAACTCCATCGACAAAGCCGCCCGGTCCAACTACCTGAGCTTCATGCTCGCGGGTGAGGAGTACGGCGTCGGCATCCTGCGGGTGCGGGAGATCATCGAGCACCGGCCCATCACCCGGGTGCCGGGCATGCCCGCCGCCGTGCAGGGCGTCATCAACCTGCGCGGCAGCGTGGTGCCCGTGGTGGACCTGGCGGTGAAGTTCGGGCTGCCGCCGCGGCCCATCACCCGGTGGACGTGTTTCGTCATCGTCGAGGTGACGCTCGACGGGCAGCAGACCGCGATTGGCCTGCTGACGGACGCCGTGAGCGAGGTGTTGGAGCTGGGGCCGGAGGACATCGAGGTGCCCCCTGCCTTTGGCACCCGTGTGCGGCTGGACTTCCTGCTCGGCATGGGGCGGCACGATGACAAGTTCATCATGCTGTTGGACCTGGACCGGCTGCTGTCCGTGTCCGAGCTGCTGAGCTTGATGTCGGCCACGGCCGAAGAGGCTCCGGCGGCTGAAGCCGACGTGGTGCCCGCCGTGGAAGTCGCCACGGAGAGCGCCCCGGATGAGGCGGCTGGAAACGGCTGA
- a CDS encoding CheR family methyltransferase, producing the protein MTGLLPTTPPVLTARELSLFQALVEREVGIHLSPAKDALVANRLARRLRELGLTSFGAYYAYVTEKGHEAEKVRMIDSLCTHETSFFREPQHFELLRERVFPEWMAQANAGRRSKHLRVWSAACSTGEEPYSIAMSLLDAFPPGSGWSLEVLATDLSTWALERTQEGLWSLERAATIPQPLLRAFMLKGVRTQEGLMKAGPELRSIMRFGRVNLNAPGEWPAGPFDLIFCRNVLIYFGAEARGRVIRGMLQRLPPTGYFFLGHAESLIGVDVDVRSVSANVYTPRTGGMSRF; encoded by the coding sequence ATGACCGGCCTTCTGCCCACCACGCCGCCCGTGTTGACGGCACGGGAGCTGTCCCTCTTCCAGGCGCTGGTGGAGCGGGAGGTGGGGATCCACCTGTCTCCTGCCAAGGACGCGCTGGTGGCGAACCGGCTGGCGCGCCGGCTCCGGGAGTTGGGGCTGACGTCGTTCGGTGCGTACTACGCGTACGTCACAGAGAAGGGGCATGAGGCGGAGAAGGTGCGGATGATTGACAGTCTCTGCACCCACGAGACGTCGTTCTTCCGCGAGCCCCAGCACTTCGAGCTGCTGCGCGAGCGCGTCTTCCCGGAGTGGATGGCGCAGGCCAACGCGGGGCGGAGGTCGAAGCACCTCCGCGTCTGGAGCGCGGCGTGCTCCACGGGGGAAGAGCCCTACTCCATCGCCATGAGCCTGCTGGACGCGTTCCCGCCGGGCTCGGGCTGGAGCCTGGAGGTGCTGGCAACGGACCTGTCCACGTGGGCCCTGGAGCGGACGCAGGAGGGCCTGTGGAGCCTGGAGCGGGCGGCCACGATTCCGCAGCCCCTGCTGCGGGCGTTCATGCTCAAGGGTGTGCGGACCCAGGAGGGGTTGATGAAGGCGGGGCCGGAGCTGCGCTCCATCATGCGCTTCGGCCGCGTCAACCTGAACGCGCCAGGTGAGTGGCCCGCGGGGCCGTTCGACCTGATCTTCTGCCGGAACGTCCTCATCTACTTCGGCGCGGAGGCCCGCGGCCGGGTGATTCGCGGGATGCTGCAACGGCTCCCGCCCACGGGGTACTTCTTCCTGGGCCACGCGGAGAGCCTGATTGGTGTGGACGTGGACGTCCGGTCCGTGAGCGCGAACGTGTACACGCCACGGACCGGCGGCATGAGCCGGTTCTGA